DNA sequence from the Vibrio ishigakensis genome:
TAGGTGAGAGCAAGTTCGATCCTGTTTATCCGGCTCAAAACTCTGCTGGCATTGGGTATATGTCAACGCTAGGGGCTCATGTAGTTCTTGGACGAAATGGTGATTGGCATTATCAACTTGATAACAACACCGCTAAAGTTCAATCTCTAGGTGAAGGTGAAACCTTTATTGATAAGGTTACCATTCATACAGTAGATGGAACGACTCAAGAGTTCCAAATCACTGTCCATGGCACGAACGATGCACCAACGGTATCGGGCGCACTAACACTCAGTGGTCATGGAACTGAGGACCTAGACTTAACCATTGCTAAGGCAGATTTGTTAGCCAACGCGAGTGACATAGATATTACCGATGTTCTGCATATTGAGAACCCAAGTGTCCCATCTGCAGCTGGCACAGTCTCGTTGGATAGTAATGGTAATTTGGTGTTCCACCCTGCTACTAATTTCAATGGTGATGTGACTGTAACTTATGAGGTTGTCGACACTCATGGTGCTAAAGCTACCGCAACTGCGACCTTTACCGTTGACCCTGTGAACGATCCAGGTGTGTTCAGTGGCGATATTTCCGGTGATGTTCAAGAGGACGTCGCTGTACAAGGTGATGCAGACCATACGGTGTTCACTACCGGTGTTCTGAGTGTCACTGACCCAGATGTTGGTGAAGGTGGCTTTGCTACTAACCGCAATGTTCATGCGGTCCATGATCCTTATGGTGGCACCCTAAGCCTTGATCAGTCTGGTGCTTGGACTTATTCGGTGCCTAACGCTCATATCCAGAAACTTGGTGCAGGTGAAACTGATACTGTTACCTATCGAGTTCAATCATTGGGTGGGGATACTCAGGATATTACCATTACGATCACTGGTACCAATGATGCACCATCGGTTACCAGTGCTGTGACACTCACTGGTGCAAACGAAGATGCGACCGGTATTCAAATTACCAAAGCTAGTTTGTTGCAAGGCGCTAGCGATGCAGATGCTGATACATTAGATGTTACTGGCTTAACTGTTGACCACGGTAGTGTCACTATTCAGGGTGATCATTGGATTTACACTCCAGAGCCTAATTACAATGGTGATGTTGAATTTAGCTATACAGTTGATGACGGACATGGCGGCTCAGTAGCACAAACTGCAACCATGCAATTGGCGGCTGTGAATGATAAACCAGTGGTAACTGAAGTAAGCCAAGGCACTGTTCGTGAAAACTCAATAAGTGGCAAGACTGCTGCTGAGCTATCAGTTACAGATGTAGATAGGCCAAGCGAAGAAGGCTTCCAGGTAGCAAACGGCTTACATGGCACATATGGGACTTTAGATATCGACGAGCACGGTCACTGGGGTTACACCTTAACTGATAAGCAAAACCCAGCGGTGCAAGCTCTAAACGTTGGTGATACTTTGGTAGATACTGTGACAGTACATACCAAGGATGGGACTGAATATGAGGTGCATGTGACCATCACTGGTGACAACGATGCTCCAACGGTTTCAGGAAATGTTCCTTTGGGGCATATCACTCAAGATTCCCCAGTAACGTTAGTGAAAGCAGCACTGTTAGCCAGTGTTACCGATCCCGATAATACTGATGCTGAAATAACGATCTCTCAGTTAACTGCGCAGCATGCAACTGTGGTTGATAATCATGATGGCACTTGGACTGTTACCCCAGAGAAAGGCTTTACTGGTGACATCCAATTTAGCTATAACGTTGATGATGGTAATGGAGGCCACGCAGCGGCAACGGCATCGCTGCATGTTGATACCTTATTGTCTCAACCTGCGCCACCGCCACCACCTCCAATTTCTGCAGACGAACCAATGCAGGATGTTCCGGTTGAAACAGTGACACTTGAATCACTAGCTTTAAGTCATAATTCTCAGCAGGGTGCGCAGGCATACCTGGACCAGCTAGGTATTGCGGAGCCACAGCATCAAACGGGTGATCAGGCAATGCCTCAGGATTTGGACTTGGTGCTGAACCCTGACAATGCGCCTGTGTTGGATGAGCATGGTATTCCGGTGGATGATACGAGTGTAGTTGCGGCTAATGAGCATCACCACAACCATGAGGATAATGACCCGACGAAGCACTTCCATGACCCGTTGGATCATAGTGATTGGAGTGATCACCATAGTTGATAGCTGTGAGGCTTAAGCTTTAAGTTATCAGAGGTTGTGTGCTCTCAAAGATACCGGATACGTTCGCTGAACGTTCCGGTATGACGACGCTTTTTTAGTGATTAAGTAACTATCTTTCGCTCTATCTACCTCTCGTAATTCAAATTTCCACTCATCATCCCGGAATTTGCATTGCAAATATCCGGGATCTTCTTATCCGCGATTCTTCCCATTCCACCACTGAAAGCTTACAGCTGAACGCTCAAAGCTCACTTTCTCTGCCATACTTACACCCACTCCAAAGCATTCAAAGGGACGGGCAGATGAAATTCACATACATGGCTGTACTTGCTTTAACGGTTTTCGTTGTGGGGTGTACGAAAAAAGCGCCGCCTAAACCTGAACCTGTGGAGGTTCGTTATCAGGTGTATAACTTTGTCTATCAAGGCACGCCGGTGGATGATTCGTCTTATAGCCCACTAGCGCTTACTGTCAGTTATCAAAGCCCGACCATGGGTAAGCGCACCAATCGTACTTATCTCCCTGATTATCTCTATGCTAAAGACGGAGTTATTTCTCATGCGGAGGTGAAGGACCTGAGCTCGGTGGATTATGAGGTTGCCTTTGATATAGAGCGTAATAAGCCGATTCATACAGGACAAACCCAAGTTCGCTTTGTAAATCGTAAAGTGTCACCTTTGATATTCCTTGTGGGTGATACAACTCGAATCGATGCCGAGAATAGCTTTAACTTTTTCGCAGTGGCTAAGCCAGATACAACAAAGGTAGAGGGGAAGAATCGCTTCTATTTCATCAATACCACAGAGGGGGCTATCGATGTAGAGGTGGCTTATGCTGAGGTTGTACAAGGTAATCTGACTCAGTCTGGTATTAAGCCTGAGTCTCTTTCTAAAGCTCTAGAGGTGGATAGGAGTCAAGCAGAGGTGGAGGTTCGAGTCAAAGATAGCGCCGGAGATACGCATACTTGTAACGTGGGTGGGATAAAAGACCCAAGCAAGTCGGTGTGGTTGCTGGCTCTAGTCCACAAGCTAGAGAGCCTGCAAACCGTGACTCGCTGTCAGGGTTACCCACTATAAACTAAGGGCGCTTATTGAGCGCCTTTTGGTTTATCTCTCGCCGAATGCTCGGCTGACATTGGTGTAGATGGGTTTCCATAGATATTGGAAAACGGTTTTTTCACCTGTAGTGATGTCCACCTCGCCAGTCATACCGGGCAGAATCGCAAATCGCTCTGGGTCATCTCGGAAGTACCCTTTGTCTACCTCGATAACAACATCGTAATAGATCTCGCCGCGCTCAGTTTGGCTAGTGGTCGGAGATATCTCGGTGACCGTACCTTTAAGGGCACCAAAACGGCTGTAGTCAAAAGCATCTACTTTCACTCTTGCAGCCTGACCTACAGATACAAAACCAATATCCCTTGGTGACAACTTAGCTTTAAACGCAGCACGACCCTCAACGGGAACTATCTCTGCAACCGTGCCACCCGGCTGGATCACTGAGCCATTGTGGGTCGTTGGCAAGCTTTGGATAAGACCTTTGACCGGAGCAAGAAGTATGGTGCCAGTTACCTTAGCCTGACCAGAGCGAACTCTCGCATTGAGCGCAGATAGGTCAGACACCGCTTTTGACTTCTCTTTTCGTATCTCTAAGATGTTCTCAGCATGCAGTTGGTCAATCTTGGTTTGATTGGATTCAGCTTGCTTCAGAAGAACCGCTTTTTTGCCTTTGGCTTGCTCCAGTTCAGTCTCAATAGAGCCAATCTTTTGCTTCATCTCTAATACTCGAACCTTGGAAATGTTACCTTTGGCTTGACCTTGTTCGAGGATCTTTAACTCTTCTCGAGAGGAGTTTAACTGACGGCGCTCAGCAGGTATCTCTCGGTTTACACCTTTGAGCTCTTCTGCAATACGTTCACTTTCTTTCTCAAGTACGGCTTTTTTACGGGACCACAGAGCCTTGGTTGCAGCCAGTTGCGCCTGTTGCTCAGCAACTACATTAGGATAAGAGACAGCATACTGTGTAAAGTCTGGATCGCGCTCTTCGATAAGTGCAGACATGCGTTCAATACCAAGGATAAGACTGGCCTGCTGGGATTCGAGCTCATCTAGCGCTGTGGTCTGGTAGGTGGAATCAAACTCAACAATAGGGTCGCCAACCTCTACCAATTGTCCGCGCTTCACATATACCTGTTTTAGTTTCCCGCCAAGTTCGGACTGAAGTACCTGTCTTTCTCCTTCAGGGATGACTGAGCCTTTGGCCTTGGCTATCTCATCTACTTGAGTTAGTACCGTCCAAGCGACGAAGAAAACCACGCAGGCACCTATGATATAGGTGCTCAGTGACAGTAATCTTCGGGTAATCTGCGACTCGATTACCTCTGCGTTTTCGTGTTCCATATTAGGCTTCAACCTCCACTGTTTCTGCCTCTGGTATAGGTCCAGCGTAGCTCACATTACCTTGGTCAAGGACCACAATCTGATCTGCTACTTTGATGATATCAGCGTCGTGCGAGGTAAATATAATGGTGCTATCTCCTCGGGTTTTCTCTATCCAGTTAAGGAAAATCTGCTTCTCGCGATTGGATACGACTGGGTTATCCAAAATGACTAAAGGATAGCGATGACAAAATAGTTTCGCTCTAAGCAGTACATTTGCCTCAAAGCTAGACAGTGGATGAGACAAGGATTCCAAATCATTAAGCTGGGTATCTAAGCCTTGCTCTAGAGAGTTAAACCAATGCTCACCTCCCACACCAAACAGCGCTTCAATAATAGTGTGGTCTTCTACGTCACGGTTGTCAGCGATGAATTCACGCACCGTTAGAGGAATAATCTGCGGCTGATCGCCATAGAAGCCTAGCCACTGTCGCAGCAGTTGCGGGTCATACTGGGTTAGGTTGTGACCATTGTATTTGATGACGCCATTTTGCAATTCAGTGAGGCCAGCCAATACCTCAAGCAGTGTGGTTTTACCCGAACCCATAGGGCCTGTAATCGCAATAACCTGTCCTGCCTCTGCAGAAAAGCTCACACCAGAGAGTGCAGGTTTTAATTGGTTCGGAAAGCGTAGCGTAACTTGCTCAAGCTCTACCGAAGGTGCTTCTTCAGAAAGCTTATGGTGCTGATAGGAAAACTCACCCTCAGCCCTTTGCGTCATAGTTTGGTTTATCTGCAGTTTGGCTTGCTTGTACTGACCAATCCTCGAATAACTGTTAGATAGCATCTGGGCAGGACTAGTCACGCGTGATATCAGCATCATGGTTGCAATTAGCCCACCGGCAGAAAGCTCTTGAGCGAAGATAAGCTCGATACCAAGACCAATAATAGCCAGTGTGCTCAAAAGCCCAATGGCATAATAGATCGAGGTGTATTTCGCCTGATGTGTCAGTTGGCTAAAGCTGTTCTTCGAGGTCAAGGTATTCGCTTTAGCGAAGCGATTGCTCCAGCGAGGCAATATTTGGCTTGAACGAAGATAATCCAGCTTGCTGTTTAGCTCATATACCAGTGAATAGCGAGTCGTGCCGGACACAGTAACCTGATTGTTCAACAGTGCTTGCTTCTTGTAGTGGCGCAGAGCTAATACAAAATAAAGCAGCAGTGCAATAATTGGCACTATTACCAACCATCCACCTAAAACTCCGATAGCGACAATAAAGATAACTACAAACGGCAGGTCAAATAGGGCGCCACCTAACGGGCCTTGTACCATGCCCTTTATCGATTCGGCCGTGGTTAAACGGTTTAGAAACGACGAAGCGCTTGCTTGTCTACTGTTCGCCAAAGGCACCGAGATAACCTTACGCAGCAGTACCTGAGTGATTTCACGACTGATACGATTGGCTACCGTAGTGAGAAGTTGGCTACGAAGTACCTTGAGGCATAGCATCATGGAGAACAGCAAGATCGCGCCGATAGCGATACCAATGACTTCACCGCGGGCATCGCCCCCAATAACGTGGTCATAAACCGACATGGTTATAAAAGGAATCGATAGGGCGAACAAGTTAGCCAGCAAGCTAATACCCAACAAGCGAGGCACTATGCCTTTGTAGTCCTTTAAGCGATTCTCAAACCAATCAATTTCATGCTTTTCTTTTGGTCTGTCTAATACCAAGATCACCACATCGGTATATTTTTCGTCAGGTATACCAGCAGGCACAAACTGCTCTTGATCATATTCAAAGTAGTGGTCTAAGCCGTATTTACAGCTAACCGCTTTGTCATCGGTAAGGCGCACCGCTATCTGATGTTCTATCTTGGCCAGTTTCTTAGAAGCTGGATGAACCTCATATGGGATCATCAAGCGATCCAGAAGTTCAAACAGGTCGCCACTTTCAACGACTGGATTGGAAGCCAGCCATTCGTTGGTGAAGTTCTGAATACCGGCATCCACATCCAATACTTTGAGGATGTCTTGAATGCTCTTTATATAACTTGTGTTCACTGTGCATCCTCCGTGATTTCAAAGCTTTGTTTTGACAGTTCCAATAGCAGTGGATGCTCACTGTTTAATACAAAGCTACGTCCTTTTGAGATATAAAACTCAAGTACAGACTTGAGGCGATTTATTGATTCTAGATCGAGATCTCGCTCAGGACGATCAAGGATGACCACAGGGGTAGGTTGGGACAGTTGTCCAATGATAGACACCAGCTTTATGGTACCTCGGCTAAGCTTAGTGCCAAGGTTAAAGCCAACCTTAGTTTGAACACCATCAGCCAGCTCTGAGATGATCTTATTTAGACCAAGGGCATTGGTTAGTAGATTAGCCTCTTCGATGCGCTCATTATTAAACGCGCAAAGGTTATCTAACAGGTTACCAGAGACTATGCTCGGGCGTGTTGACACAAAACCAATATTCTCACGCCACCATTTTGATGACGTCTCTATAGGTTCTTTTCCCCAAGTACTCGTTCCTTTTTCAGAGACTTCTAATCCGGCGGCTAGAGTAACTGCATGGCTTGCAACATCGGTATCTAGATGACAGATATCGACCAGTTCGCCTTGTTTCAGGTTCAGGTCGAAATGGAAGCTACGATCGAAGCGGTTAAAGGTAATATCTGATAGTGCTAAAGATTGAAACTCTTGGTTATCTGGTTTTTTCTGGTCTGCCTCAGTAAGACCATCCATTAGCTCAGTTAGCGAGTGGTTAGCTACCATGAAAGAGCTGTATTTAAGGCGAAGTCCAAGCAGGGCACTCAGCGGTGCAACCGCGCGACCTGCAAGGATAGAACAAGCAGCAAGACCACCTGTGGTTAGTGTGCCGTCTAAAACACTCAAGCTACCAATCAATACCATGGCAACTGAGGTGCCCATGGCTGCAATCTGGATCAGCTCCTGAGCCATAGCGATGTTTCGCTCGGATTCAGAGGTTGCTAGATAGCGTTTTTGATTAAGCTTTTTGAAATAGCGATACAGCTTAGATTCAGACGCTTGGCTCTTAACGTTATTTAAGAAGCCAAATACCAAGATAAGAAAGTTCATTCGTTCTTGTTCGGAGTTCGCTGCAAATAGCGCATGTTCGCTAGATTTTTTAGTGAACAACCATACGAAAGCGAAGGTTATGGCCCAAACCACGACTGGGATGATAACCAGTGCACCACCTACGTAGCTGATCAGCAGCAGGAAGATGATGGCAAAAGGCACATCAATCAAGCCACTGATAAAACCGCCTGAATAGAAGTCTTTGATAAGGGCTACGCCTTTTAGACTCTCTTGCAATGTCCCAGGCTTCAGTCCCTTAATCTGAGCAGGGGTTGCACTACTTAAGCGCTCGATGATGGTCTGATAGGTTTTGTGTTCGGTATTAACCGCAGCAGCGCCTAGCATCCAAGTCCGTACATAACGAAGAAATGCATCCAACAAGATGGCTAAGGTCGCACCAAACACCAACAGAAAAGCCGTGCCATAGCTTTGGTTGGGAAGGATACGATCGTAGATCTGTAGGATGACCAAGGGGATCGCAAGTGACATCAGGTTGATGAGCAGTGATGAAGGCAATACCCTCGCGACCGTCTTGGATTTTGATGTGTGTGCAGTGAGATTTGCAGCCATTTTTCTTATTATCCGCCTAATAGGAAAAAACGATTTACATCATTTGGTTAAAAAGTGATTAATTTTAAACGCTTACCGCATTGCATATTCGGTTGGTTTATAAGTTTACGTATCTGCAATCACGAATTAGTATTCAGCTCATAGTCGTGAAAGCAAAATTTTGTTAAACGAGTCAGCCACTTAACAGCAGGAATTACCGTATGCCTTCAAGTATTGGCAGTGTTGCTTTATTAGTCAAAGATTATGAGCAAGCACTTAATTTTTATATAGAAAAACTGGATTTTGTGGTGGTAGAAGACCTTGAGTCCGAAATGGGACGTTGGCTTCTAATTGCACCTAATAAATCTGCTCGAACTCGCGTTCAATTGCTGAAAGCTTCAGAGCAAGATGAAGCGGTTGTAGGCAGACAAGCGGGCAGTTCGGTCTTGATGATCTTTGAGACAGAAGACTTTTGGAGTGACTATGAGAAGTTCAAACAACGAAATGTCGTGTTCTTGGAGGAGCCACGCGTTGAGCCCTATGGCACTGTAGTTATCTTTGAAGATTTATATGGCAACAAGTTTGATTTGATTCAGCCAACTAAGCCTTAAATCTAATGGTGTCGCTGCATTGCATTCAACCCGGCGACATGGGAAAGTAACCTTTTTGCACCACAGAACAACGAACATGAAGCCAGAATTCTACTCATCTTATACCGCACTTTCAGAGACCCTTTGGAACAAGCTTTACGCTGATATCACCGAGTTCCGTCAACTGTTTAATCTGCCGATCGAGACAGGCATTGAAAACGAAGCTCTATGCCACCTTCACTCAAACCTAATGATTGAAGAGCTAGCTGAGCTTGCGCGTGCTGATTCAAAAGAAGACCAAGCGGATGCAATTACCGATATTGTTTATGTTGCCGTAGGTCGCGCAGTACACGCGGGCCATAAGGAGCTAGCAGAAACAACTATCGCGCGTCAGGTAGATGTGCTTCTGAATGTTGCGAATACCCTAGAAATCCCATTTGAGCAATGTTGGGATGCAGTACACCAAAGCAATATGAGTAAGGCGGCGCTAGATGAAACACAGGCGAAAGAGACGGTTGATGTCTATGCGGCTAAAGGCATTAGTGCTGACTACAAGCTTAAGAACGATAAGTACATTGTGTTCTGCGATCAGGACTCTAAGAGTAATGAAGGGATTGTGATCAAGCAGGGTAAGATACTTAAGAATAAGTATTATCAGGCGGTGGATTTGAGTTTTGTGGGGGAGTGATAGCTGTCAGCTTTAAGCTATCAGCCTTCAGATTATGTGAAATAACTACTCTATTTCGGACTGTCTAAATAGGTGCGGAATACAGATCCCGGATAGTTGCGATGCAACTTCCGGGACGACGTTTCTTAATAAATGCTCAAGCAAATAGAAGCGTCGTCATACCGGAAGCTTTGCTAAAAGCTATCCGGTATCTTCTTAAACTCCGCAGATAAAAATGTGCCGGTTTAAGAGCGCACGGGCATGACGACTGCGTTGAATTAAAAGAGGGTATACGAACTAAAACTCACTAGTCCCAACCTTTAGCTCCTCCAATCGAGTCTTCAAACTAACTTCCATCTCATCCAACCAAGCATAGCGCTTCGTATATAAACGGCGCTTATTACGCTTTGCCAGTGTCGACGGGTCTTTACGCTCAGGTAGGGTAGGGATCTCAAAGCGATACTTATCAATCGCAGTCGCGCCATACTCATCCCAAAGCTCATCGTAGTTGAAAGTTACAGCCTTGTTCTTCGAACCTTTATAACGAAGCGCCTGATAGATGTGCCCCTTATTCGAAACACCAACCGCTTTGTCATAGCCAAGCGCTCTTGCAAAGAATAGGGCTAACTCAACCATTAATGCTTTTGGACGCAGGCCGTGGAATGAGCGGGTCAGGGTTTTGATTACCTGATTACGGTCTTCAACCTTATCACTTGGGCCTTTCAGTGCACCAATATGGATGGTTTTCTCAGGCGTAGTGGTTAGATTAAAGGTAATCGAATAGATGGTCTGCCCAAGGCTGTTGATCAGGCGAATACCCAGCGATCCCTCACGCATCTCACCGTCAAACAGGATGATCTTGTAGTCATTTTCTTGAGAATCAGTCAGTTCGAATAGGGTTAATCCATTCTCAAAAGCAGATTCAAGGTTATGGCCAAAGGTCTGGTTAAGAAAGGTAAAGTGCTGCTCGATATGACGCATGCGCTCTGCTGGTGGAATATCCACATACAGGTATGGCTTGAGTGCTTTTTCTAAAAGACGAGGCTTTTGTTCAACAGCATGTCGAAACAGTGAGTTGCCGGTCAGAGTAGCGATACGAGAGAACGTTGCGCGATACACCTTGCTGAGTACGAAGAAGCGCGACTTTAGCCAGATGCCTTTAACATTGTTTTGCGATGGATAGGAAAGCTTAGCTAGTTCTTGTGTAGAAACTGCGCTGTTCAGTTCGCTAGAATACATATGGTTTCACCCTTGCCTTGAAGAGAATCAAGCCACCCAGAGTCGGTAAACCATAGTCAAAATAGGCGCTAAATAAAGGCGTGACCTTTATCTAGCACATATTATTTTATCGATTACTTTTCGCAGAGTGCCTTAACTCGAATCTTGTTCGTCCAATGCAGAAAACCGTGGTCGGTTACATATTCCACATTGACCATAGAGGCACCTGTTGGACATTGTTCAAGGACATGTGCGTAGGCTTGATCAACATAATCAGTATCAAAGGCAAAGCCCATAACCACAGTCTGCTCTGTCTCTACTTCCACGGTTTGTGGGTTCGTGACTTGCACACTTGGGTTTTGGCTTACTTGCGACATGTGTACGCTACTGCTACAAGCAGCAAGTAATAGGGGTAAGAAAACGACTAGCTTCTTCATAATTACGC
Encoded proteins:
- a CDS encoding VirK/YbjX family protein; translated protein: MYSSELNSAVSTQELAKLSYPSQNNVKGIWLKSRFFVLSKVYRATFSRIATLTGNSLFRHAVEQKPRLLEKALKPYLYVDIPPAERMRHIEQHFTFLNQTFGHNLESAFENGLTLFELTDSQENDYKIILFDGEMREGSLGIRLINSLGQTIYSITFNLTTTPEKTIHIGALKGPSDKVEDRNQVIKTLTRSFHGLRPKALMVELALFFARALGYDKAVGVSNKGHIYQALRYKGSKNKAVTFNYDELWDEYGATAIDKYRFEIPTLPERKDPSTLAKRNKRRLYTKRYAWLDEMEVSLKTRLEELKVGTSEF
- a CDS encoding nucleoside triphosphate pyrophosphohydrolase family protein — its product is MKPEFYSSYTALSETLWNKLYADITEFRQLFNLPIETGIENEALCHLHSNLMIEELAELARADSKEDQADAITDIVYVAVGRAVHAGHKELAETTIARQVDVLLNVANTLEIPFEQCWDAVHQSNMSKAALDETQAKETVDVYAAKGISADYKLKNDKYIVFCDQDSKSNEGIVIKQGKILKNKYYQAVDLSFVGE
- a CDS encoding peptidase domain-containing ABC transporter, encoding MNTSYIKSIQDILKVLDVDAGIQNFTNEWLASNPVVESGDLFELLDRLMIPYEVHPASKKLAKIEHQIAVRLTDDKAVSCKYGLDHYFEYDQEQFVPAGIPDEKYTDVVILVLDRPKEKHEIDWFENRLKDYKGIVPRLLGISLLANLFALSIPFITMSVYDHVIGGDARGEVIGIAIGAILLFSMMLCLKVLRSQLLTTVANRISREITQVLLRKVISVPLANSRQASASSFLNRLTTAESIKGMVQGPLGGALFDLPFVVIFIVAIGVLGGWLVIVPIIALLLYFVLALRHYKKQALLNNQVTVSGTTRYSLVYELNSKLDYLRSSQILPRWSNRFAKANTLTSKNSFSQLTHQAKYTSIYYAIGLLSTLAIIGLGIELIFAQELSAGGLIATMMLISRVTSPAQMLSNSYSRIGQYKQAKLQINQTMTQRAEGEFSYQHHKLSEEAPSVELEQVTLRFPNQLKPALSGVSFSAEAGQVIAITGPMGSGKTTLLEVLAGLTELQNGVIKYNGHNLTQYDPQLLRQWLGFYGDQPQIIPLTVREFIADNRDVEDHTIIEALFGVGGEHWFNSLEQGLDTQLNDLESLSHPLSSFEANVLLRAKLFCHRYPLVILDNPVVSNREKQIFLNWIEKTRGDSTIIFTSHDADIIKVADQIVVLDQGNVSYAGPIPEAETVEVEA
- a CDS encoding ABC transporter transmembrane domain-containing protein, which gives rise to MAANLTAHTSKSKTVARVLPSSLLINLMSLAIPLVILQIYDRILPNQSYGTAFLLVFGATLAILLDAFLRYVRTWMLGAAAVNTEHKTYQTIIERLSSATPAQIKGLKPGTLQESLKGVALIKDFYSGGFISGLIDVPFAIIFLLLISYVGGALVIIPVVVWAITFAFVWLFTKKSSEHALFAANSEQERMNFLILVFGFLNNVKSQASESKLYRYFKKLNQKRYLATSESERNIAMAQELIQIAAMGTSVAMVLIGSLSVLDGTLTTGGLAACSILAGRAVAPLSALLGLRLKYSSFMVANHSLTELMDGLTEADQKKPDNQEFQSLALSDITFNRFDRSFHFDLNLKQGELVDICHLDTDVASHAVTLAAGLEVSEKGTSTWGKEPIETSSKWWRENIGFVSTRPSIVSGNLLDNLCAFNNERIEEANLLTNALGLNKIISELADGVQTKVGFNLGTKLSRGTIKLVSIIGQLSQPTPVVILDRPERDLDLESINRLKSVLEFYISKGRSFVLNSEHPLLLELSKQSFEITEDAQ
- a CDS encoding VOC family protein — encoded protein: MPSSIGSVALLVKDYEQALNFYIEKLDFVVVEDLESEMGRWLLIAPNKSARTRVQLLKASEQDEAVVGRQAGSSVLMIFETEDFWSDYEKFKQRNVVFLEEPRVEPYGTVVIFEDLYGNKFDLIQPTKP
- a CDS encoding HlyD family type I secretion periplasmic adaptor subunit gives rise to the protein MEHENAEVIESQITRRLLSLSTYIIGACVVFFVAWTVLTQVDEIAKAKGSVIPEGERQVLQSELGGKLKQVYVKRGQLVEVGDPIVEFDSTYQTTALDELESQQASLILGIERMSALIEERDPDFTQYAVSYPNVVAEQQAQLAATKALWSRKKAVLEKESERIAEELKGVNREIPAERRQLNSSREELKILEQGQAKGNISKVRVLEMKQKIGSIETELEQAKGKKAVLLKQAESNQTKIDQLHAENILEIRKEKSKAVSDLSALNARVRSGQAKVTGTILLAPVKGLIQSLPTTHNGSVIQPGGTVAEIVPVEGRAAFKAKLSPRDIGFVSVGQAARVKVDAFDYSRFGALKGTVTEISPTTSQTERGEIYYDVVIEVDKGYFRDDPERFAILPGMTGEVDITTGEKTVFQYLWKPIYTNVSRAFGER
- a CDS encoding putative periplasmic lipoprotein encodes the protein MKKLVVFLPLLLAACSSSVHMSQVSQNPSVQVTNPQTVEVETEQTVVMGFAFDTDYVDQAYAHVLEQCPTGASMVNVEYVTDHGFLHWTNKIRVKALCEK